In Lates calcarifer isolate ASB-BC8 linkage group LG23, TLL_Latcal_v3, whole genome shotgun sequence, a single genomic region encodes these proteins:
- the cdc42ep4b gene encoding cdc42 effector protein 4 produces MPILKQLVNNSNQSKRRSRADLTAEMISAPLGDFRHTMHVGRGGDAFGDTSFLSTRSGEPPREPDTKQSSPGPKPGLLSRTFRSSKRSQSVNRGDKYDYNMMAPSGGSSTFVKNAISLPYLNDEDTNRSNQLPKSVSSSPMKKLTEIESKPMNGAAAMATLDAEFDERNFGELTDLPPSMPKGGGMKHAESMMSFHIDLGPSMLGDILSVMEKKGWEEDDLGYEEGKNSEGRASPSLIPHIDDDDAEERAPARPPRSMYQQKAMVDPYTPELHTRNNHHNLDSCSVSSSGSATEEKPQYHIHDGDTDSAKYSSPRGEEDRDFTFMDEDDDDEIRV; encoded by the coding sequence ATGCCGATTCTCAAGCAGCTGGTGAACAACTCTAACCAATCGAAGCGGCGTTCTCGGGCTGACCTGACCGCAGAGATGATCAGTGCTCCACTGGGGGACTTCCGCCACACCATGCACGTGGGCAGAGGGGGTGATGCCTTTGGGGACACTTCATTTCTCAGCACCCGATCAGGGGAACCTCCCAGGGAGCCAGACACAAAGCAGAGCTCTCCGGGCCCCAAACCAGGGCTGCTGTCTCGCACCTTCAGAAGCAGCAAGCGCTCTCAGTCAGTAAACCGAGGGGACAAGTATGACTACAATATGATGGCGCCTTCTGGTGGCTCATCTACCTTTGTGAAAAATGCTATATCCCTCCCTTACCTAAACGATGAGGATACCAACAGAAGCAACCAGCTGCCGAAGAGCGTCTCCTCCAGCCCCATGAAGAAGCTGACGGAGATTGAAAGCAAGCCAATGAATGGAGCAGCAGCGATGGCGACACTCGATGCGGAGTTTGATGAGCGGAACTTTGGCGAACTTACAGATTTGCCTCCATCCATGCCTAAGGGAGGTGGGATGAAGCATGCAGAGTCCATGATGTCTTTCCACATTGACTTGGGGCCCTCCATGCTTGGGGATATTTTGAGCGTGATGGAAAAGAAAGGCTGGGAGGAGGACGACCTTGGCTACGAGGAAGGCAAGAATAGTGAGGGCCGCGCGTCACCCTCCCTCATACCCCACATAGATGATGACGATGCGGAGGAGCGGGCTCCTGCCAGACCACCTCGCAGCATGTACCAGCAGAAGGCCATGGTGGATCCCTACACCCCGGAGCTACACACCAGGAACAACCACCACAACCTGGATAGCTGCTCCGTGTCCAGCTCCGGCTCGGCCACCGAGGAAAAACCTCAGTACCACATCCATGACGGCGACACGGACAGTGCAAAGTACAGTTCACCACGtggggaggaggacagggatTTCACCTTCATGGATGAGGACGATGATGATGAGATTCGAGTGTAA